Within Myceligenerans xiligouense, the genomic segment CCGGGACGTAGAGGGTCTGCCCCACCGTCAGGCCGCCGGTCGGCAGACCGTTCAGCTCCTGCAGCTCGCGCACGACATCGCGCACGTCCTGGCCGGGCTCCGCGACGGACGCGGCCAGCCCCCAGAGCGTCTCCCCGGGCTCGACGGCGTGGGCACGCACCTCGACCGGATCCACGGGCGAGCTCGCCACCGCCGTCGCGCCCCACACCACCGGAGCCGCCACGACCAGCGCGACGACGGCGACGGCGAACCTGCCCCTGGCGGTGAGCCGCAATCCCTCGAGGCCGAGACGGGCGGCGAGACTCCGCCCACCAGGGCTCGGAGCCGAGGCCGCCGGGGCCCTGTCGTCCGGCCGCGCGGACGCCGGGCGGGCGGCCGGGACGGCTGCCGCATCCTCCAGCGGCGGCACCACCCGCAGATGGCGCCTGCCCGCCCGGGATGCCGCGCCCCGCGACCTCCCGAGCCCGTGGTGCTCCAGCGTGGTCGAGGTGCTCATGACCGCCTCCCGAAGTAGCCTGTCGAACACTTGTCCGTCGCACAAGCGTACGACGAACACTCGTACCATTGTGTAACACGCGACACCGTTCGTGTCGAGACACGCTCGAACATCCGTTTGAGATTCGCCTGAACCCGGTCTAGAGTTGGCGGCATCAAACGACGAGGAGGGCCACAGCATGACGGGACGTGAGAGGACGCCGGGCATGATGCCGGGAAGCCTGGGCAGTGTCGGCACCATCGCCCGGAACGACGAACCGCTCGATCTCGGCGCCGCCGCCGATCGTCTGACCCCCCGCCAGCGCAAGGTGCTGGGCTGCATCCGTGAGTCGTTCGAGGCACGCGGATACCCGCCGTCGATGCGCGAGATCGGTGATTCGGTCGGCCTCGCGAGCCCGTCGAGCGTAAAGCATCAGCTCCAGGTACTCGAGCGCAAGGGCTTCCTGCGCCGGGACCCGAACCGCCCGCGCGCGATGGAGCTGGTCGATCCCGAGTCGGGAGCGCGCCAGAACCCGCAGCCGGGTGAGGTGCACTGGGGCGGGGCCGCGGAACAGTCCGAGTCCGCCCCGCCGGCGTCGTACGTCCCGCTCGTGGGCCGGATCGCCGCGGGCGGTCCCATCCTCGCCGAACAGGCCGTCGAGGACATCTTCGCGCTCCCGCGCCAGGTGGTCGGCGACGGCGAGCTCTTCCTGCTCAAGGTCGCGGGCGACTCCATGGTGGACGCCGCGATCTGCGACGGCGACTGGGTCGTGGTGCGCCGCCAGAACGTCGCGGAGCAGGGCGAGATCGTCGCGGCGATGATCGACGGCGAAGCCACGGTCAAGACGTTCAAGCAGGCCGACGGGCACGTCTGGCTCATGCCGCAGAACTCGGCCTACGAACCCATCCCCGGCGACGAGGCCCAGATCCTCGGGCGCATCGTCGCGGTGCTGCGCAGCCTGTGACGCCCCGCCGGGTCAGCACGCGGGGTGCTGGCCCGGCAGCACGTCACAGCCCGAACCGCTGCTGGATCGCGCGCACGCGCTCGGCGGAGGCGCGCAGGTCGTGCAACTCGCCGTCGGACAGCGGCACCTCGATCGTCTCGGCCGCCCCGCGGCGGTCGACGAGCGCCGGCACCGAGAGGCAGACGTCGCGGATCCCGTAGTAGTCGTCCAGGTACGAGGACACCGGCAACACCCGGTGCTCGTCCTTGAGGACGGCCTCGATGATCCGGGTCCCGGCCAGGCCGATCGCATAGTTCGTGGCGCCCTTGCCCTCGATGATCCGGTAGGCCGACTGCACGACGTCGCCGGCGATGCGGGTCCGGAGTTCCTCGTCGAGCGCGGGCCTCCCGGCCAGCCCCGTCCACTCCAGCAGGGGCACCCCGCCGATCGACGCCGAGCTCCACAGGGCGATCTCCGAGTCCCCGTGCTCCCCGGCGATGTAGGCATGGACGTTGCCGACCGCCACCCCCGCCTCCCGCGCGATCGCTTCACGCAGCCGCGAGGTGTCCAGCACCGTCCCGCTCCCGAAGACCCGCTCCCGCGGCAGACCCGAGAACTTCTGTGCGGCGTACGTGACGACGTCGACGGGATTGGTCACCATCAGGAAGATCGCGTCGGGCGCCACGTCGACGAGGGCGGGCAGGATCTCTCTCGTCAGGCCGACGGTCGACTCCGCCAGCTCGAGGCGCGTCTGGCCGGGTTTCTGTTTTGCCCCCGCGGTCACGACGACGACATCGGCTCCCTCGCACACGGCGACGTCGTCGGATCCGACGATCTCCGCCTGCGGCACGAACATCTGGCCGTGCTGGAGGTCGAGGACCTCCGCGTCGACCTTCGCCTTGTTCACGTCCATCAGTGCCACGGAGCGTGCGGTTCCCCGGGCGAGTGCCGCGTACGCGAGCGTCGTCCCGACCGCGCCGGCACCGACGACGGCCAGCTTCGTCGTCCTGGCTCCGGATGGGTGCGCGGTGGTGACCTCGTCGGCTGCTGTCACGATTCCTCCTGGTGGATGGCGGTCGGGGCGCCGGCCCGGTGAAGGGTGCGACACCGCACGGAAATCTACGTGTCGAGCCTGGCCAGCGCTGCGCGGACCAGCCCTCGGTCGGTGGTCGGCCAGAAGGCGGGCATCGACCGCACCAGAAAGGACGCGTACCGGGCGGTCGCCAGGCGCGGGTCGAGCACGGCGACCACGCCGCGGTCCCCCGTCCCGCGGATCAGGCGCCCGGCGCCCTGGGCGAGCAGCAGCGCGGCATGCGCCGCCGACACCGCCATGAACCCGTTCCCGCCGGCCTGCTCGATCGCCCGGGCGCGTGCCGCCTTGACCGGATCGTCCGGCCGGGGAAACGGGATCCGGTCGATGAGGACCAGCTGACACGACGGACCGGGCACGTCCACCCCCTGCCACAGGGACAGGGTGCCGAACAGACAGGTGGCCGGATCCTCGGCGAACTCCCGCACGAGGGTGGGGAGCTGGTCGTCACCCTGCGCGAGGATCGGGACGTCGAGCCGCTCCCGCATCGCCTCCGCCGCGGCCGTCGCCGCCCGGCGGGACGAGAACAGGCCCAGCGTGCGACCACCCGCGGCGGTGACGAGCTCAGCGATCTCGTCGAGCTGCGCGTCCGTGGTCGGCTCCCGGCCCGGCGCGGGCAGATGCCGGGCGATGTAGCAGATGCCCTGCTTGCCGTAGTCGAACGGGCTGCCGACGTCGATCCCCTTCCACGCGGCGGCCTCGGCGTCGTCGTCCGACCCGGCACCGCCTGCCGCGGCGCCCTGACGGCCCAGCCCGAAAGTGCTCGCGATCGCGTCGAACGTGCCGCCCAGCGCCAGGGTCGCCGAGGTGAGCACCCCGGTCGCCGTCCCCAGCAGGTTCGTCCGGATCAAGCCCGCGACATGCAGGGGGGCGGCATGGAGCCGCGAGACCGACTCCCCGAACCCGCCCCAGCCGGAGTCCGGCCGGGTCAGCCAGAGCACGTCCGCGGTCGTGTCCTCCGCCGCCATCCGCTCGGCCACCTCGAAGAGCTGCAGCACCGCTCCCTGAGCGAGCTTGAGCCCCGGATCGGCGTCGTTCCCCGACGCGCCCGGCCCCCTGTCCTGCTTCTCCGGCTTCAGCTCGCTGAGCACGGCCCGCGCCGCGTCGCGCACGACGCCCACCGCGTCGCGCAACTCTCCGGCCAGGCCGCGCGGGAAGCGGTCACCGGGCGCGGTGACCAGGACGGTGCCCAGCGCGGTGCCCGCGTCCTCGAGCGCGGTGGTGTCCGCGCCGCCGTGCCGCCGGGCCAGGCGGGCGGCATGGTCCACCGACGCCGCCGAGAGCTCCACCGTGGCCGACGCCGTCACCCGGTCGACCAGCTCGTGCGCCTCGTCGACCACGACGACGTCGTGCTCCGGCAGCACGTTCGAGTTCCCGGAGGCCGCGATGCCGAGCATGGCGTGATTCGTCACGACGACGTCGGCCTCGCGGGCCGCGGCCCGGGCCTGGTCGGGGAAGCACTCCGCGAGCATCGGGCACTTGCCGCCCAGGCACTCCAGCGCGGTCACCGACACCTGCCGCCACGCCTTGTCCGGCACGCCCGGCACCAGGTCGTCGCGGTCGCCGCTGTCCGTCTCCCCGGCCCAGGCGTGCAACCGGCGGACATGATCGGCGAGCGAGGCGGTGTCGTCACGGCCGCGGCGCCCCCGCCCGCCCCCGCTGCCGCCCCGCGTGCTCGGCGGCTCCGGGGCGGCGTGGTCCTCCGCGCCCGACAGGTCGAACAGCGTCGTGTCGTCACCGGGATAGCCCCCGCCGACCTTGTGCTTGCACAGGTAGTTGTGCCAGCCCTTGAGCAGCGCGATCCGCGGCTCCCGCGACAGCCGCGGGGCGACGGCCTCGGCGACGAGGGGCAGGTCGCGGGTGATCACCTGCCGCTGCAGGGCCAGGGTGGCGGTGGAGACGACGACGCGCTCCCCCGCCGACACCGCGTGCCGCACCGCCGGCACCAGGTAGCCGAGCGACTTTCCCGTACCGGTCCCGGCCTGCACGAGCAGGTGCTCGCCGGACTCGATCGCCTCCGTCACCGCCCGGGCCATGTCGTGCTGCCCCTCGCGCCGACCGCCGCCGAGCGCGCCTACCGCGAGGTCGAGCAGGTCATCGACCTCGGGAACGTCGGTACTGGTGGCGGGCGCGTCAGCGGGGATGGTCACGGCATCGATCGTACGGCCAGGCACTGACAGTGTTCTCCCGAGCCGCCGGACTCCGTCGTGCTCTGCTCCTGCGTCGCCTGCGCGCGCCGTCGCCCGCTGCGCATCCGGCGGCCGGGGACCGGTTCCGCGGCTCAGGACCGCTCCGAACGTCAGGACGCCGCAAGCGCCGCCCGGCTCAGCTCGGCGGCCAGCTGCTCGTCGACGCGGCCGCGCACCAGCGTGCCCGTGGCCACGTGCTCGGTGTGGTCGATGTCGCCGTGCTCGTGCACGCGGTGCACGAGGTCCCCGCGCGAGTACGGGATCACGACGTCGATCTCCACGCCGGGGCGGGGCAGCTCGGCGGCGATCCGTGCCCGGAGCTCGGCGATCCCTTCGCCGGAGTGGGCGCTGACCACTGCCGTGTTCCGTTCGCGGCGCTGGATCCGTCCCACGACCTCCGGGTCGGCGACGTCTGCCTTGTTCAGCACCACGATCTCGTGCACGTCGTCGATCCCGGGGATCTCGGCGAGCACCTCGCGGACGGCGGCGATCTGCCCTTCCGGGTCGGGGTGGGAGGCGTCCACGACGTGCAGCAGCAGGTCGGCGTCGCCCACCTCCTCCAGGGTGGAGCGGAACGCCTCGACGAGCTGGTGCGGCAGGTGGCGCACGAAGCCGACGGTGTCGGCCAGCGTGTACACCCGGCCGTCCTCCGTCCGCGAGCGCCGCACGGTCGGGTCGAGGGTGGCGAACAGTGCGTTCTCCACGAGGACGCCGGTGCCGGTGAGGGCGTTGAGCAGGGACGACTTGCCGGCGTTGGTGTAGCCGGCGATGGTCACGGCGGGGATGGCGTGCCGCTTGCGGCTGAGTCGCTTCGTCTCGCGGGCGGGTTTCATCGCGGCGATCTCGCGGCGGAGCTTGGCCATGCGGTTGCGGATGCGGCGGCGGTCCAGCTCGATCTTGGTCTCACCGGGGCCGCGGGAGCCCATGCCCGCCCCGGCGCCGCCCACCTGTCCACCGGCCTGCCGGGACATCGACTCACCCCAGCCGCGCAGGCGCGGCAGGAGGTATTCGAGCTGGGCGAGTTCGACCTGGGCCTTGCCCTCCTTGGACTTGGCGTGCTGGGCGAAGATGTCGAGGATGAGCGCCGTGCGGTCGACGACCTTGACCTTGATGACGTCCTCCAGCGCGCGGCGCTGGGAGGGGGCGAGTTCGCCGTCGACCACCACGGTGTCGGCGCCGACGTCGCGGACGACGCCGGCCAGCTCGGCGGCCTTGCCGGATCCGAGGTAGGTGCCGGGGTCGGGCTTCTGGCGGCGTTGCAGCAGGCCGTCGAGGACTTCGGACCCCGCGGTCTCGGCGAGGGCGGCGAGTTCGCGCATCGAGACCTCGGCCTCGCGCGACGCGGCCTCGCCGCCGGCGTAGAGGCCGACGAGGACGACCTTCTCCAGTCGCAGCTGCCGGTACTCGACCTCGGTGACGTCGTCGAGCTCCGTGGAGAGCCCGGCGACGCGGCGCAGCGCGCTGCGCTCCTCCAGGTCGAGCTGGTCGCCGTCGTGCGCGGCGTGGACGGTTTCTCCGTCGGAGCGCGCGGTCCCCGCCCGAGCGAGCACCCGCGCCACGACGTCGTTCGCGATCGCCTGGGCGCCTCGCGGGTCGGCCGGCTCGGTGGCCGGGGCTTCGGGTTCGGTCGGGACGTGGGTCATGTAGTGCCTTCCTCCGGGGTACGTCTTCTGCAACAAGGATCCCACGGGTTCTCGTCCCGGTTCCAGGGCAATATCTGCCGGGCGGTCTCCTAGGATCGACGCGTGCCCCAGGACGACGCCGGATCTCACGACCACTACTTCAGCGCGCGGCCGGCCTCGGCCGGCGACCTGCGCTCCATCGCGGTCCGGATCGCCGGGCGGGAGGTCGAGGTCGACGTGGCGGCCGGCGTGTTCTCGCCGGGCGGCATCGACAAGGGGACGCGGGTGCTGCTGGCGGAGGTCCCGGTGCCGCCGGTCGGCGATCTGCTGGATCTCGGGTGCGGCTGGGGCCCGCTGAGCCTGACGATGGCGTCGCAGTGCCCGGAGGCTCGTGTCTGGGCGGTGGACGTGAACGAACGGGCCCTGGACCTGGTGCGCCGCAACGCCGCACGCCTCGGCCTGGACAACGTCCGCGCGGTCACGCCCGACGAGGTGCCCGACGACGTCCGGTTCTCCGCCGTGTGGTCCAACCCCCCGATCCGGGTCGGCAAGGCGGTGCTGCACGAGATGCTCGGCCGGTGGCTGCCCCGCCTGGCACCGGATGCGGAAGCCTGGCTCGTGGTGCAGAAGAATCTCGGCGCGGACTCGCTCGCGCGCTGGATCTCGGACGAGCTGGCCCTGCCGGTCGGCCGGGAGGCGTCGTCGAAGGGATTCCGGATCCTGCGGGTCTCGGCGCCCGCCTGAACCGCAGGAGGGCCCGTTCCGACGGGACGGCCGGACCGCCCGTCCGGCGTCAGACCTCCAGCGACCCCGTGAACACGAGTTCGGCGGGCCCCGCGAGCTCGACGTGGCCGTCGCTCAGCGCCCGCACCCGCACCTCACCGCCGGGGACCTCGACGAACCAGGTGTCGGGCGCCGCGTTCCCCTGCCAGGCACGCACCGCGAGCGCCGCGGCGCAGGCACCGGTACCGCAGGACTGCGTCTCGCCCACGCCGCGCTCGTGCACGCGCATACAGATGCGGCCGGCGGGCTCGCCGCCGGGCGCGCGCTCGTCGCCGAGCGGCACGACCAGTTCGACGTTCGTGCCGTGCGGCGGCGTGGGCACCACCTCGGGCGCGTCCGTCAGGTCGAGGCGCTCCAGCTCGTCGGCGCTGGGCAGCGCGACGACGGTGTGCGGGTTGCCGAGGTCCACCGAGAGTCCGGGGCGGGGAGTGGTCCAGCCGCGCACCACGACCCCGGCGTCGTATCCGGCCGTGCGGGCCTCGTCGCCGCCGGGCAGGAACCAGGGGCCCATGTCCACGGCGTACCAGCCGTTCGGTTCCTTGCGTACCCGCTTCACCCCGGCGCGGGTGCCCAGCGCGAAGCCGTCACGGGAGGCGTCCTGCCCGCGTCCGCCGTCGGCGGCGAACGAGACGTAGCCGAGCTTCTCGGCGAAGGCGGCGAAGACGCGGACACCGTTGCCGCACATCTCGGCGATCGAGCCGTCGGCGTTCCGGTAGTCCATGAACCAGATCGCGGCGGGGTCCTCCGCGAGGATCTCGTCGCCGATCGCGTCGCCGGCGCCGGCGATCGAGGCGGTGGAGGTGAGCCGGATGACGCCGTCGGCCCCGACACCGCCGCGACGGCTCGTCAGGCGCCGCACGAGGTCGCCGTCCAGGTCGAGCTCGTCCTTCGGGTCGGCGACGAGGACGAAGTCGTTGTGCGTGCCGTGTCCCTTGGTGAACTCGATCTTCATGCGCCAAGGGTACGGCGAACGGGGCCTTCCCCGGGACGGGGCAGGGAGCCGGCGTCGGCGGCGGCCACCACGGCGAGCGCGTCGTCGAGCAGGGTGGGCGATCCGGCGTCCAGCCAGTGCACGCGCGGGTCCCGGCCGAACCAGCCCATCTGCTTGCGGGCGAGCCGGCGCGTGTTCGCCGTGATGGCGGTGCGGGCGTCGTCCTCGCCGAGCTCGCCGCGGAACCACGCGAGGATCTCGGCGTACCCGACGGCGCGGGCCGCCGTCGTGCCCAGTCCGGGCCCCGTGCCGCCCTGCTCGGGCGACGCGAGGCGCCGCACCTCGTCGACCAGGCCGGCGTCCCACATGTGCGCGACCCGCGCCTCGACGCGCGCGTCCAGGGTCGCGCGGTCGCAGTCGAGGCCGATCTGCACCGCGGGCCGGACGTATTGCTGGCGGGGCAGGTTTGCCGTGTACGGCGCGCCGGTGATCTCGATGACCTCCAGCGCCCGCACGATCCGGCGGGTGTTCGCGGGCCCGATCGCCTCGGCCGCGGCGGGATCCCGCCGTGCGAGCTCGGCATGCAGGGCGCGGCGTCCCTCGCGCTCGGCGCGGTCCTCGAGCCCGGACCGGATAGCGGGATCGGTGCCGGGGAAGTTCATCTCGTCGAGCAGGGCGCGCACGTACAGGCCGCTGCCGCCGACGACGACGGCCCGGGCGCCGCGTTCCCCGATCGCGTCGAGGTCGGCGCGGGCGGCGCTCTGGTAGCGCGCCACGGAGGAGTCCTCGTGCGGGTCGAGCACGTCGAGCTCGTGGTGCGCGATGCCGCGTCGTTCGTCCCGGGGAACCTTCGCGGTCCCGATGTCCATGCCGCGATAGAGCTGGTAGGCGTCGGCGTTGACGATCTCGGCGGGTGCCCGGCCGCGGACCGGTCCCCCGGCGGCCGGACCGCCGGGGCCGAGCGCCGCGGCGAGATCCAGCGCCAGGTCCGACTTCCCGGTTGCGGTGGGCCCCACGACGGCGACGACGATCACGTCCGCGACTCTATCGGCGGCCGCACGCTGCCGTCAGCCGACCGTGCAGGTCGTCAGCCGGTACTCCGGGGGGAGGTGATCGTGGTGCTGCGGGAACGTCCGGGTCTCGCGGGTCCACGAGTCCGCCCCGGCAGCCGCCAGGACGGCCGCGACGCCCGGGGCGAGCCCGTCCGGGCCACGCGGGGCCGCCGCCGCGGGGCCGGGCGCTCCCCCGGACGTGACGACGAGGGTGCCGCCGGCCGCGAGATGGGCGGCCACGGCCGCACCCGCCCGCGGTGCCGGATCGTCGGGGACGACGCCGGGGGTGCCGGAGCGGGGGGCGTCCGTGCCGGGCCGGCGCGGCTCGGCCGGTACCTCCAGGGCGAGGACGTCCGCCGCCGGCTCCCCCAGGGCCATGCCGAGGCAGAGCAACGCCACCGAGGCGGCGGTCCCGGCAGGCGTCCTGGCGCGGTGCGCCGCCCAGGGGGCCGGCACGTCGCCGGGCAGCATGACGTCGGCGATGCCGGCGGCCGCGAGCGAGGGCCGGAACGCCTCGGGCCCCCGGGCCGGGCCGGAGCCGTGCGCGAGCACCAGGGGCGGCCCCGCCTCCGCCAGGCTCGCGAGCGCCGCGCAGGCGGCGAGCCGTACCGGTGCCAGCGGGTCCGCGACGCCGGCGGCCCCCGGTACGAGCAGGGCCGTCGCGGGCAGGATCACGGCTCGAGTGAACACCTGGTTCACGGTAGTCGAACGCCTGGTCGAGACGCTTCCATGAGAAGACTTTCTCGAATCCTTGGGTGAAGGCCGCCCGTCGCGGGTACTGTGGTTCGGTGAGGTTCTTCGGACCACGCCGCCGCGAGGCGGCGGAAGAAGGTGACCCGACCGGTCGCCGCACGCCCCGCACCGGGTCCCCGGAGCTCTCCGACGACGAGCTGCGGTCCCAGGTGGAAGGCGTTCTGCTACGTGAGCTGACCGACGCGCTCGACGATCCGGCGCGTGTTCCCGCCCCGCTCAGCCGGGACCGGGTCACGCACTGGCTCGGGGAGAGCGACTTCAGCTACTTCGTCGACTCCGAGGGCGACATCGGCGGGATGTGGCACGGCTGGCTGTTCCACTTCCTGGTCGTCGGCGAAGGATCCGAGGTGCTCCAGGTGCGCGGGCAGTGGCACCGCGACCTGACCATCGAGCGCCTCGAGGAGATCCTCGAGGTCTGCAACGACTGGAACGCCGAGTGGATCTGGCCCAAGGCGTACGTCTGCGTACGCGACAACGGGGCAGTGCTGGTCTACGCGGAGGTCACGGTGGACCTGGAGCACGGCGTGTCCGACGAGCAGCTCGACCAGCTGCTGCAGTGCGGGCTCACGACGGGGTCGATGTTCTTCGAGCATCTCGACGAGGTGTACCCGGACCCGCTGAGGTCGGCACCGTGAGACCCGACAACCATCGCCTGAGCCCCCGGCGGACGGCATCCGGCTGGTTCGCACGCCTGTTCAACCCGCGCACCGGCGACGAGCAGTCGGCCGCGCACGACAGGGCCGACGACAACGTCGACATCGAGTTGCCGCGTCCGCTGACGACCCAGCGCATCGCCGACGACCTCAGCCGGCGCGGCTACAAGTTCCGCATCGACCACGACGGCGACGTCACCGGCACGTGGGACGGCAACCGGTTCTGGTTCCTGCTGCTCGGCGAACACGACGAGATCCTGCAGATCCGTGGGCGGTGGGCCGGGAATCTCTCGGCGTCGTCGCGCCTGGGCGTGCTCCAGGCCACGAACGACTGGAACCGCGAGCGGATCTGGCCCAAGGTGTACGCGCGGCCCGAGGCGCACGGTCTGACGTTGTACTCCGAGGTGTCCGTGGACTTCGAGCACGGCGCCACCGACGACCAGCTGGCGCAGACGGTGTCGTGCGGGCTGGTGACCGCGGCCCAGTTCTTCGCGTCCGTCGCGGCCCTGACCCCGCCGGAGATCAGCGACGACGCACGGTGACCGGGCGGCCCGGCCGGGCCGCCCGCACGGAGCGCGGCGACGAACACGCCATGGCGTGAGCGGCCAGGGGCGTGAGCGGTCAGCGCCGTGCGGTCAGCGCGGGCCGAGGGTCGGCATGCCGAGGACGACGGGGCCGTCCGGTGCCGGGGTGCCATGACCGTGGTGGTCGTCCCCGCCACCGAGGCGGGCCTTCTCGCGCGCGGCCCACGCGTCTCCCGAGCGGGTACGGCGCACGGCGAAGCCCGCGGCCCGGCCGTCCGTCGCGGAGTCCGCGATGAGGTGGTGCGGCGCCGCGTGCGTGACGGTGACCGTCACCATGTCGCCCGGGCGCGGGAGGTCCGGATCGAGGTCCGCGGCGTCGGCCAGCCGGGGGTCGTCCAGGCCGGCCGGCTCGGACGGGAGGTTCGCCGGGGTGCCGGGGGCACCCGGATCGGCGTCGGCCCCCGCCCCGCCGGGCAGCGCGAAGTGCACGAGCCGGTTGTCCCGGGCGCGGCCGCTGAGGCGGTGCGTGGCGCCGTCCTTCCTGCCCGAGCCCTCGGCGACCAGCACCTCGAGCGTGCGACCGACCTGTGCCCGGGACTCCTCGGCCGAGATCCGCTCCTGCAGCGCGAGCAGCCGCTCGAACCGCTCCTGGACCACTTCCTTGGGGAGCTGGCCCTCCATCGTCGCCGCCGGGGTCCCGGGACGCTGCGAGTACTGGAACATGAACGCCGAGCTGAACCGCGACTCCTCCACGACGCGCAGTGTCTCGGCGAAGTCCTCCTCGGTCTCGCCCGGGAAGCCGACGATGATGTCCGTGGTGATCGCGGCGTCCGGAATGGCGGCGCGCACACGGTCCAGGATCCCGAGGAACTTCGCGGACCGGTAGGACCGGCGCATGGCCCGCAGGACGCGGTCCGACCCGGACTGCAGCGGCATGTGCAGCTGCGGCATGACGTTCGGCGTGGCGGCCATGGCCTCGATGACGTCGTCCGTGAAGGCCGCCGGGTGCGGGGACGTGAACCGCACCCGCTCCAGTCCTTCGATGCGGCCGCAGGCGCGCAACAGCTTCGCGAACGCCCCGCGGTCCCCGAACTCGACGCCGTAGGAGTTCACGTTCTGCCCGAGCAGCGTCACCTCGACCGCGCCGGCGGCCACCAGCGCCTCGACCTCGGCGAGGATCTCGCCCGGACGGCGGTCGCGCTCCTTGCCGCGCAGGTGCGGGACGATGCAGAACGTGCACGTGTTGTTGCAGCCCACCGAGATCGACACCCAGCCCGCGTAGACGGACTCGCGGCGTGTCGGCAGGGTGGAGGGGAAGACCTGCAGCGATTCCGCGATCTCCACCTCCGCCTCCTCGTTGTGGCGGGCGCGCTCCAGGAGCACCGGCAGGGCGTCGAGGTTGTGCGTGCCGAAGACCACGTCCACCCACGGGGCCTTCTCCACGATCGTGCCGCGGTCCTTCTGCGCCAGGCAGCCGCCCACGGCGATCTGCATCCCGGGGCGCCGCGACTTGATGCCCGCGAGCTGGCCCAGGTTCCCGTACAGCCGCGTGGCCGCGTTCTCGCGGACCGCGCACGTGTTGATGACCACGACGTCGGCCTGGCCGTTCGCCTCGTCCTCGCCCGACGCGCGCGTGTAGCCGGCCTGCTCGAGCATGCCGGCCATGTGCTCGGAGTCGTGCACGTTCATCTGACAGCCGAGGGTGCGTACGAGGTAGGTGCGCGGCTCGGGGCCGACGCCGGGCGCGGTGGCGTCGGCGGGCTCGGCGGCCGTCGTGTCGGGGGAGGCGGGAAGCGTGGGCGTGGACATCGCGCCAATTCTACGATCCTCGATCGCCGGGGGCCCAGGACCCAGGACCGCCAGCCCAAGGGCCCATAATCGGACATCTGTTACCGAACTGTTGTGTCCTCGTGACTCCGACGTCCCGGCGACGAAACACACGATCGATTAGGTTCATGGGATGGACACCGCGACCACCGACGACGCGCCCACGTCGCCCCGCGAGACCGGCGAACCCCTTGTCGAGCTCCGCACCGTGAACAAGCACTTCGGTGCGCTGCACGTGCTGCAGAACATCGAGCTCACCGTGCACCACGGTGAGGTCGTCGTCGTCATCGGCCCGTCCGGCTCGGGAAAGTCGACGCTGTGCCGCGCGATCAACCGGCTGGAGACCATCGACGACGGGGAGATCACCGTCGACGGCATCCCCCTGCCCGAGGAGGGCAAGGCCCTGGCGCACCTGCGAGCCGACGTCGGCATGGTGTTCCAGTCCTTCAACCTCTTCTCGCACAAGACCGTCCTCGACAACGTCACTCTCGGGCCGCGCAAGGTCCGCGGGGTCCCCAAGGCGCAGGCCGAGTCCGAGGCGATGGCGCTGCTGGAGCGGGTCGGCGTGGAGTCGCAGGCGCACAAGATGCCGGCACAGCTCTCCGGCGGCCAGCAGCAGCGCGTGGCGATCGCCCGGGCGCTCGCCATGCGGCCGAAGGTGATGCTCTTCGACGAGCCGACGTCGGCCCTCGACCCCGAGATGGTCAACGAGGTGCTCGACGTCATGGTCGCGCTCGCCCGCGAGGGCATGACGATGATCGTCGTCACCCACGAGATGGGCTTCGCCCGCAAGGCCGCCGACCGCGTGGTCTTCATGGCGGACGGCCAGATCGTGGAGGAGGCCGAGCCGGACGAGTTCTTCACGAACGCGCGGACCGAGCGGGCGCGGGACTTCCTCTCGAAGATCCTGACGCACTGAACCGGTCGCTGACCGCCGGCCGCATCCAGAACCGCACCATCTCCCGACACAGTTGACAG encodes:
- a CDS encoding class I SAM-dependent methyltransferase, which produces MPQDDAGSHDHYFSARPASAGDLRSIAVRIAGREVEVDVAAGVFSPGGIDKGTRVLLAEVPVPPVGDLLDLGCGWGPLSLTMASQCPEARVWAVDVNERALDLVRRNAARLGLDNVRAVTPDEVPDDVRFSAVWSNPPIRVGKAVLHEMLGRWLPRLAPDAEAWLVVQKNLGADSLARWISDELALPVGREASSKGFRILRVSAPA
- the dapF gene encoding diaminopimelate epimerase; protein product: MKIEFTKGHGTHNDFVLVADPKDELDLDGDLVRRLTSRRGGVGADGVIRLTSTASIAGAGDAIGDEILAEDPAAIWFMDYRNADGSIAEMCGNGVRVFAAFAEKLGYVSFAADGGRGQDASRDGFALGTRAGVKRVRKEPNGWYAVDMGPWFLPGGDEARTAGYDAGVVVRGWTTPRPGLSVDLGNPHTVVALPSADELERLDLTDAPEVVPTPPHGTNVELVVPLGDERAPGGEPAGRICMRVHERGVGETQSCGTGACAAALAVRAWQGNAAPDTWFVEVPGGEVRVRALSDGHVELAGPAELVFTGSLEV
- the miaA gene encoding tRNA (adenosine(37)-N6)-dimethylallyltransferase MiaA, whose amino-acid sequence is MIVVAVVGPTATGKSDLALDLAAALGPGGPAAGGPVRGRAPAEIVNADAYQLYRGMDIGTAKVPRDERRGIAHHELDVLDPHEDSSVARYQSAARADLDAIGERGARAVVVGGSGLYVRALLDEMNFPGTDPAIRSGLEDRAEREGRRALHAELARRDPAAAEAIGPANTRRIVRALEVIEITGAPYTANLPRQQYVRPAVQIGLDCDRATLDARVEARVAHMWDAGLVDEVRRLASPEQGGTGPGLGTTAARAVGYAEILAWFRGELGEDDARTAITANTRRLARKQMGWFGRDPRVHWLDAGSPTLLDDALAVVAAADAGSLPRPGEGPVRRTLGA
- a CDS encoding YbjN domain-containing protein — protein: MRFFGPRRREAAEEGDPTGRRTPRTGSPELSDDELRSQVEGVLLRELTDALDDPARVPAPLSRDRVTHWLGESDFSYFVDSEGDIGGMWHGWLFHFLVVGEGSEVLQVRGQWHRDLTIERLEEILEVCNDWNAEWIWPKAYVCVRDNGAVLVYAEVTVDLEHGVSDEQLDQLLQCGLTTGSMFFEHLDEVYPDPLRSAP
- a CDS encoding YbjN domain-containing protein; the protein is MRPDNHRLSPRRTASGWFARLFNPRTGDEQSAAHDRADDNVDIELPRPLTTQRIADDLSRRGYKFRIDHDGDVTGTWDGNRFWFLLLGEHDEILQIRGRWAGNLSASSRLGVLQATNDWNRERIWPKVYARPEAHGLTLYSEVSVDFEHGATDDQLAQTVSCGLVTAAQFFASVAALTPPEISDDAR
- the miaB gene encoding tRNA (N6-isopentenyl adenosine(37)-C2)-methylthiotransferase MiaB, whose translation is MSTPTLPASPDTTAAEPADATAPGVGPEPRTYLVRTLGCQMNVHDSEHMAGMLEQAGYTRASGEDEANGQADVVVINTCAVRENAATRLYGNLGQLAGIKSRRPGMQIAVGGCLAQKDRGTIVEKAPWVDVVFGTHNLDALPVLLERARHNEEAEVEIAESLQVFPSTLPTRRESVYAGWVSISVGCNNTCTFCIVPHLRGKERDRRPGEILAEVEALVAAGAVEVTLLGQNVNSYGVEFGDRGAFAKLLRACGRIEGLERVRFTSPHPAAFTDDVIEAMAATPNVMPQLHMPLQSGSDRVLRAMRRSYRSAKFLGILDRVRAAIPDAAITTDIIVGFPGETEEDFAETLRVVEESRFSSAFMFQYSQRPGTPAATMEGQLPKEVVQERFERLLALQERISAEESRAQVGRTLEVLVAEGSGRKDGATHRLSGRARDNRLVHFALPGGAGADADPGAPGTPANLPSEPAGLDDPRLADAADLDPDLPRPGDMVTVTVTHAAPHHLIADSATDGRAAGFAVRRTRSGDAWAAREKARLGGGDDHHGHGTPAPDGPVVLGMPTLGPR